A region of Ictidomys tridecemlineatus isolate mIctTri1 chromosome 4, mIctTri1.hap1, whole genome shotgun sequence DNA encodes the following proteins:
- the Pth gene encoding parathyroid hormone — MVIIGNYYQYYYMVWNTRIFLNNSVLLFLLVKMMSAKDMAKVMIVIFAIVFLTRTDGKAIKKRAVSEIQFMHNLGKYLASLERIEWLRKKLQDVHRFPSLGAPLGAGEGGSQRSPPKEENILVDHHPKSLGEGDKADVDVLIKAKSQ, encoded by the exons ATGGTTATAATTGGAAACTACTATCAATATTATTATATGGTTTGGAAcactagaatatttttaaataactcagttttgcttttccttttagtAAAGATGATGTCTGCAAAAGACATGGCAAAAGTGATGATCGTCATATTTGCAATTGTTTTTCTTACAAGAACGGATGGGAAAGCTATTAA GAAGAGAGCTGTGAGTGAAATACAGTTTATGCACAACCTGGGGAAATACTTGGCCTCCCTGGAGAGGATAGAATGGCTTCGAAAGAAACTGCAGGATGTGCACAGATTTCCTAGCCTTGGAGCTCCACTAGGTGCTGGAGAAGGTGGTTCCCAGAGATCCCCCCCAAAGGAGGAAAATATCCTTGTTGATCACCACCCAAAAAGTCTTGGGGAGGGAGACAAAGCTGATGTAGATGTATTAATTAAAGCTAAATCCCAGTGA